In one window of Methanosarcina vacuolata Z-761 DNA:
- the thiC gene encoding phosphomethylpyrimidine synthase ThiC — MTIVEDAQKGIITEEMKIVAKDEGLEPEFIRRGVAAGRIVIPTSPYRKVKICGIGEGLRTKVNASIGVSSDIVDADMEVKKAQAAEAAGADTLMELGTGGDFLAIRKKVIDSISLSVGSVPLYQAFIEAARKYGSIVDMTEDELFKATEDQAKLGTNFMAIHTGINNITMDRLKAHGRYGGLCSRGGAFMTSWMLHNEKENPLYANFDYLIEILKEHEVVLSTGNGMRAGAVHDATDRAQIQELIINAELADKAHKQGLQVIVEGPGHVPLDQIGTNVKLMKEMSGHKPFYMLGPLVTDIAPGYDHIVTAIGASVSASYGCDFLCYVTPAEHLALPNLEDVITGVKTSRIAAHVGDMVKYPDRAREQDLAMGRARRELDWQKMYSLAIDPEHAKEVRNSRAPEDSDACTMCGNFCALKIVNQNYNLAK, encoded by the coding sequence ATGACGATCGTGGAAGATGCACAAAAAGGGATTATTACTGAAGAAATGAAGATTGTTGCAAAAGACGAAGGTCTTGAACCTGAATTCATCCGCCGTGGGGTTGCAGCCGGCAGAATTGTTATTCCAACATCTCCATACAGGAAGGTAAAGATTTGCGGTATAGGAGAAGGGCTCAGGACCAAAGTCAATGCATCTATCGGTGTGTCCTCGGATATTGTTGATGCAGATATGGAAGTTAAAAAAGCACAGGCTGCCGAAGCTGCAGGTGCAGACACCCTTATGGAGCTCGGAACTGGTGGAGACTTCCTTGCAATCAGGAAAAAGGTCATTGACAGTATTTCCCTTTCAGTCGGTTCAGTGCCTCTTTACCAGGCTTTCATTGAAGCTGCAAGGAAATACGGCTCAATCGTGGATATGACCGAAGACGAACTTTTCAAGGCAACCGAAGACCAGGCAAAGCTCGGAACCAACTTCATGGCAATCCACACAGGAATCAACAATATCACAATGGACCGGCTTAAAGCCCACGGCAGGTACGGTGGTCTCTGTTCCCGTGGTGGTGCCTTCATGACTTCCTGGATGCTCCACAACGAAAAAGAAAATCCTCTTTACGCAAACTTTGATTATCTCATTGAAATCCTCAAGGAGCACGAAGTAGTCCTCTCTACCGGAAATGGAATGCGTGCAGGTGCAGTCCACGACGCAACCGACCGTGCCCAGATCCAGGAACTCATCATCAATGCCGAACTGGCCGATAAAGCCCACAAACAGGGTCTGCAGGTTATTGTTGAAGGTCCGGGTCATGTCCCTCTCGACCAGATTGGAACCAACGTAAAACTCATGAAGGAAATGAGCGGCCACAAGCCCTTCTACATGCTCGGTCCACTTGTAACTGACATCGCTCCCGGTTATGACCACATCGTAACTGCAATCGGAGCATCTGTATCTGCATCATACGGATGTGATTTCCTCTGCTACGTTACTCCTGCAGAACACCTAGCCCTTCCAAACCTCGAAGATGTCATCACAGGAGTCAAAACCTCCAGGATTGCAGCTCACGTAGGCGATATGGTAAAATATCCAGACAGGGCAAGAGAACAGGACCTTGCGATGGGCAGGGCCAGAAGAGAACTCGATTGGCAAAAGATGTACTCTCTTGCAATCGACCCCGAACACGCAAAAGAAGTTAGGAACAGCAGGGCCCCCGAAGATTCTGACGCCTGCACAATGTGCGGTAACTTCTGCGCCCTTAAGATCGTCAACCAGAACTACAACCTTGCAAAATAA
- a CDS encoding MarR family winged helix-turn-helix transcriptional regulator: protein MNTIEFNGSSHARLCDQEFIGKAISYLYRYGQIYIGKKIEPYGIGSGQFPFLMRLYREDGINQESLSDYLKIDKGTTARAIQKLVDEGYVFRQRDEKDKRSYRVFLTEKGKKLEPDMKKIASEWGDILFSSFDDSQRREITNSLEIMFENGLKIM from the coding sequence ATGAATACAATTGAATTCAATGGAAGCTCACATGCTAGATTGTGTGATCAGGAGTTCATTGGAAAGGCCATCTCATATCTCTACAGATATGGACAAATCTATATTGGGAAAAAAATTGAGCCATATGGTATTGGAAGCGGACAGTTTCCTTTTCTTATGAGACTATATCGCGAGGATGGGATCAATCAGGAGAGTCTTTCTGACTATCTAAAAATTGATAAGGGCACTACTGCAAGGGCTATACAGAAACTTGTTGATGAGGGTTATGTTTTCAGACAGAGGGATGAGAAAGACAAACGATCATACCGGGTTTTTCTTACCGAGAAAGGGAAAAAGCTGGAACCTGATATGAAAAAAATAGCTTCAGAGTGGGGGGACATTCTCTTCTCCAGTTTTGATGACAGTCAAAGAAGAGAGATTACGAATTCACTTGAAATTATGTTTGAAAATGGACTCAAAATAATGTGA
- the aglJ gene encoding S-layer glycoprotein N-glycosyltransferase AglJ, which yields MNSADVCILIPTLNEAATIGQLIKDFKQEGFSNILVIDGNSKDGTGQIAEAEGAKVVMQTGKGKGQAMIQAFGLIGSPYVIMVDGDGTYLAREAHSLLEPVLEGRADHVIGNRLENYAQGAFTRLNLVGNHLINMFFDVAYSVKLKDILSGYRAFTLESVKELELNKTGFEIETEISVECILKKQRVEEVSITYLPRSEKGATKLNPVKDGFRIGSTIYRLAKVHNPMFYFGIIGFVLIMAGLFTGTFIVIEWFRGVDHIPLTILTTLLIIFGLQMFIFGTLSDFILTLHRQTVQLIMEQNKQRK from the coding sequence GTGAACAGCGCAGATGTTTGCATTCTTATTCCCACTCTGAACGAAGCTGCAACAATAGGGCAGCTTATTAAGGACTTCAAGCAGGAAGGCTTTTCCAATATTCTGGTAATTGATGGGAACAGCAAGGACGGCACAGGGCAAATTGCAGAAGCTGAAGGCGCAAAAGTAGTCATGCAGACCGGGAAAGGTAAAGGGCAGGCAATGATTCAGGCCTTCGGGCTTATAGGGAGCCCTTACGTGATAATGGTTGATGGCGACGGAACATATCTTGCCCGAGAGGCTCATTCCCTTCTCGAGCCTGTGCTGGAAGGTCGTGCCGACCACGTTATAGGTAACCGGCTGGAGAATTACGCCCAGGGAGCTTTTACGAGGCTCAACCTTGTGGGCAACCATTTGATAAATATGTTTTTTGACGTTGCATATAGCGTGAAATTAAAAGATATCCTCTCAGGCTACCGTGCGTTTACGCTTGAAAGTGTAAAAGAACTTGAACTTAATAAGACAGGTTTCGAAATAGAGACCGAAATTTCTGTGGAATGTATTCTTAAAAAACAGAGGGTTGAAGAAGTCTCTATCACTTACTTGCCGAGAAGTGAAAAAGGCGCAACCAAGCTAAATCCGGTAAAAGACGGATTCAGGATTGGATCTACAATCTACAGGCTTGCAAAAGTGCACAATCCCATGTTTTACTTTGGAATTATAGGTTTCGTCTTAATCATGGCAGGCCTGTTCACAGGAACCTTTATTGTAATCGAATGGTTCCGGGGAGTCGATCATATCCCGCTTACTATTCTTACAACCCTACTGATCATATTCGGCCTTCAGATGTTTATCTTCGGAACCTTGAGTGATTTCATATTAACCCTCCATAGGCAAACAGTCCAGTTAATCATGGAGCAGAACAAACAGAGAAAGTAA
- a CDS encoding TetR/AcrR family transcriptional regulator, protein MNTREKILTTAAFLFQKNGYHATGLNEIIKESGTPKGSLYYYFPNGKEELVAATIKLMGDKIQHQIEEELAKNSDPVQAFKEFILDLARDFNEKDHENCFSISLLALETVSMSESLRKTCIEVYDLWTDIYYHKLVDSGFSSEKATELSSILQLMIEGAITVSLIRNDTTMLVAAAEKIPILLDNN, encoded by the coding sequence ATGAATACACGTGAAAAAATCCTTACGACGGCTGCTTTTTTATTCCAGAAAAATGGGTATCATGCTACTGGATTAAATGAGATCATTAAAGAAAGTGGAACTCCGAAAGGATCATTGTATTATTATTTTCCAAATGGAAAAGAGGAATTAGTAGCAGCTACTATAAAATTGATGGGAGATAAAATTCAACATCAAATCGAAGAAGAATTAGCAAAGAATAGCGATCCCGTTCAAGCCTTTAAGGAGTTCATTCTGGATTTGGCACGGGACTTCAATGAAAAAGATCACGAAAATTGTTTTTCTATCAGTTTGCTGGCCTTAGAGACAGTCTCGATGAGTGAGTCTTTACGAAAAACCTGTATTGAAGTCTATGATCTATGGACGGATATATATTATCATAAATTGGTTGATAGTGGGTTTTCATCAGAAAAGGCTACAGAATTAAGCTCAATTCTTCAATTAATGATCGAAGGCGCGATAACGGTATCTTTGATTCGTAATGATACTACCATGCTGGTAGCTGCAGCGGAAAAAATTCCAATTTTACTAGATAATAACTAA
- the scpB gene encoding SMC-Scp complex subunit ScpB has translation MSELEIIEAALFAAGRAVSLEKLMKITGKPKKAVLSAVQKLTEAYSSRGSGIEILDLGERYVMQVKPEYSELMREVAPKELSAPKLRTLSMIAYHQPLLQSDLIDMRGSGAYDHIKDLIERGFVESVPCGRSRQLSTTPLFADYFGLKRNDPKAIKEKILDLLRSQAGQSEINLWIGKKTIAVTPMYESLMSMCGIREYFVANAYSPSKEEISRLLEADVVVVSAGYADTVRQYCDGEVLEMHSTTFEDLIESIALLAEELPDDVDSKTMEKSIKKIRETRERYVSAAVLIEKKVKPATEMVSRIVNDLSLGISADGVLIAPDYGTSKSGVKIEKGAQILIPTHRSVKGDLLQRVCAKYDSILEGLEKLKD, from the coding sequence ATGAGTGAGCTTGAGATTATCGAAGCTGCGCTTTTTGCTGCTGGCAGGGCAGTAAGCCTCGAAAAACTTATGAAAATTACAGGAAAACCCAAAAAAGCCGTCCTTTCGGCAGTACAGAAATTGACAGAGGCTTATTCTTCCCGAGGGTCCGGAATTGAGATTCTTGATCTTGGGGAGCGGTATGTTATGCAGGTCAAGCCCGAATACTCCGAGCTTATGCGGGAAGTCGCCCCAAAAGAGCTTTCAGCCCCAAAACTTCGTACCCTTTCCATGATTGCCTATCATCAGCCCCTGCTCCAGTCAGACCTCATTGATATGAGAGGAAGCGGAGCCTATGATCATATAAAGGACCTTATAGAGCGAGGTTTTGTAGAGTCCGTGCCCTGCGGGAGAAGCAGGCAGCTTTCAACAACCCCTCTTTTTGCAGATTACTTCGGGCTTAAAAGAAATGACCCTAAAGCCATAAAAGAGAAAATCCTTGACCTTTTGAGGTCTCAGGCAGGGCAGAGTGAGATCAACCTCTGGATAGGAAAGAAGACCATTGCCGTAACCCCCATGTATGAATCTCTTATGAGCATGTGCGGGATCAGGGAATACTTCGTAGCCAATGCCTACTCGCCTTCAAAAGAGGAAATCTCTCGCCTGCTTGAAGCCGATGTTGTCGTGGTCTCGGCCGGTTACGCTGATACTGTACGGCAGTACTGCGACGGAGAGGTCCTTGAAATGCATTCAACAACTTTTGAAGACCTTATAGAATCAATTGCCTTACTTGCTGAAGAACTCCCCGATGATGTAGACTCCAAAACCATGGAAAAAAGCATTAAGAAAATTCGAGAAACCAGAGAAAGATATGTTTCTGCTGCCGTTCTTATCGAGAAGAAGGTCAAGCCGGCAACTGAAATGGTCTCAAGAATCGTAAACGACCTTTCCCTTGGAATTTCTGCAGATGGAGTTCTTATCGCACCTGACTATGGAACTTCGAAAAGCGGAGTTAAAATTGAAAAAGGGGCTCAGATCCTCATACCCACACACCGCAGTGTTAAAGGCGACCTTCTCCAGAGGGTCTGTGCAAAGTATGATTCTATTCTTGAAGGCCTTGAGAAGTTAAAAGACTGA
- a CDS encoding M3 family oligoendopeptidase, which translates to MRYKSVKGLVVLGIVKGLITLGLLLFFSTFSECGASAEVTNYSETLNQEQPFEKLNPNEVTTQWNDTYLFSSREDALKELETLKKKPEEINATFRPEFENLSGPVLLDYLNAEKEFSKSTEVLYVYAYTQLSKNVSDPFFASLLTDSQNLLTEYGKATSFTTVKLTSLNKEEWDRLFSEEPKLEEYRLYLETKYMRFSDHKAMNESQAIYITELENQRMKLETEAFSEITNNVTMAGNITLENGEEYSVNSQSYNTLLSTDQNRENRKKCYEKRFYHLKNESDSMASLYSEKARIDDIEARELNYTDYYDYTLYSAYLNHTQIDEMNTVFKERKSVFEDYNEFRKKKLGVETLRPYDLMLQLTDQPGKNYTYVEALQEIQNSYSRMDPRFNEIFLKMVTGNFVDVYPDPEHGKQPGGYTYSLCSLKSPALVFLNYNGLISDQKAITHELGHGINFYLIGNSVDYLYCSGPIYEMEVPSTFNEELFVDYVVQNSDKETAVNVLSQHIGEYQNYFTRQPMITEFEYKAHQLCAENGTASGADLNAIWTNLSKEYGSDSVEYYDEDSAEWAYINHIYLTTNYYTFNYAVSKAITLSLFKQYKEDPETFNKNYIAYLSAGSTMPPEEKLKKYFGIEINRQLFEDAMDVVELRIQELNELEKEKSANKSDSGAKNLNTSGFFWANNIKTNELEHLR; encoded by the coding sequence ATGAGATATAAATCGGTTAAAGGGCTTGTTGTTCTCGGAATAGTTAAAGGACTCATCACTCTAGGGTTATTACTGTTTTTTTCAACGTTTTCTGAATGTGGCGCTTCTGCAGAGGTTACGAATTATTCTGAAACACTAAACCAGGAACAACCGTTTGAAAAACTTAATCCCAATGAGGTTACGACTCAATGGAACGATACATATCTTTTCAGCAGCAGGGAAGATGCATTAAAAGAACTTGAAACCTTAAAAAAGAAGCCAGAAGAAATAAACGCAACTTTCCGTCCTGAATTCGAAAACTTATCTGGACCTGTTTTACTCGATTACCTGAACGCTGAAAAGGAATTCTCAAAATCTACTGAAGTTTTGTACGTTTATGCGTATACTCAGCTCAGTAAAAATGTGAGTGACCCGTTCTTTGCTTCTCTTCTTACGGACTCTCAGAACTTGCTTACCGAATATGGGAAAGCAACCTCATTTACAACCGTTAAGTTGACCTCGCTCAATAAGGAAGAGTGGGACAGACTCTTTTCCGAAGAGCCAAAACTTGAGGAGTACAGGCTTTATCTTGAAACTAAGTATATGAGGTTTTCAGACCACAAGGCAATGAATGAATCTCAGGCTATATACATTACAGAACTCGAAAACCAGCGCATGAAACTGGAAACTGAGGCGTTTTCGGAAATTACGAATAACGTCACAATGGCAGGAAATATAACGCTTGAGAATGGAGAGGAATATTCAGTCAATTCTCAGTCTTACAATACTTTACTTTCGACCGATCAAAACCGGGAAAACAGAAAGAAATGTTATGAGAAGAGATTTTACCACCTGAAAAACGAATCAGATTCCATGGCATCCCTCTATTCAGAAAAAGCCCGGATTGACGATATTGAGGCAAGAGAACTGAACTATACAGATTACTATGACTACACTCTCTATAGTGCCTATCTTAACCATACTCAAATTGATGAGATGAATACGGTTTTCAAAGAAAGAAAAAGTGTGTTTGAAGACTATAATGAATTCAGGAAAAAGAAACTTGGAGTTGAAACGCTCAGGCCATACGACCTTATGCTGCAGTTGACGGACCAGCCTGGCAAAAATTATACGTATGTAGAAGCTTTGCAGGAAATTCAGAATTCGTATTCCAGAATGGACCCCCGTTTCAATGAAATCTTTTTAAAAATGGTAACTGGGAATTTCGTAGATGTATATCCTGATCCTGAACACGGGAAACAGCCAGGAGGTTACACTTACAGTTTATGTTCTTTAAAGTCTCCAGCCCTTGTATTTCTCAACTACAATGGCCTTATCAGCGACCAGAAAGCCATTACTCATGAACTTGGACATGGGATTAATTTCTACCTTATTGGTAACTCCGTCGATTATCTCTACTGCTCAGGTCCGATTTATGAAATGGAGGTTCCTTCCACTTTCAACGAAGAACTTTTTGTTGATTACGTGGTTCAAAATTCCGATAAAGAAACTGCAGTTAATGTTCTCTCCCAGCATATAGGGGAATACCAGAACTACTTTACTCGCCAGCCTATGATTACGGAATTTGAATATAAAGCACACCAGCTATGTGCTGAAAACGGGACAGCCAGCGGAGCCGACCTAAATGCTATCTGGACAAATCTCTCTAAAGAGTATGGGAGCGACTCGGTGGAATATTATGATGAGGATTCTGCAGAATGGGCCTATATTAACCATATTTACTTAACAACCAATTACTATACCTTCAACTACGCAGTTTCAAAGGCAATAACTCTCTCCCTTTTCAAACAGTATAAGGAAGACCCGGAAACTTTCAACAAAAACTACATTGCGTACCTTTCGGCAGGCTCGACAATGCCTCCTGAAGAAAAACTTAAAAAGTATTTCGGGATTGAAATAAATAGACAACTTTTTGAAGATGCAATGGATGTTGTTGAATTGAGGATTCAGGAGCTCAACGAACTGGAGAAAGAAAAGAGTGCAAATAAGTCTGATTCTGGCGCAAAAAACCTGAATACATCTGGATTTTTCTGGGCAAATAATATAAAAACAAATGAACTGGAACACCTCAGGTAA
- a CDS encoding DUF1616 domain-containing protein — MKHIKIKFIIIFISLAILLSGCEDKLSAEEIVEQVQEKEANLEDYSGTMHTTVYLNGEKNLEEETRIIYKKPNLMKTLGVEDGQEVESVSDGEFAWSYDAKTNTVTKIKLPEEPLLTEKDFVNIIGNLVNESEVSMLGVEAVDGRSAYVLEARPKTEENESELISRTKIWVDKETWMVLKSSIYNNEGNLIIEVEMRDLKINTGIPDSEFKFEIPEGAKVETLDLDEELKTPDNLSLEEAREQASFKILVPEYIPDGYMLNSTMISEKDETGAEGQSSETVILSYQKGSENFNVIEAVYENKSEENTFMEGAEKISINGTEGKYLNEFGNTKMLQWELGGVEINLIGSLEKAEMLKIAESFKEPSAEVDVLDEESLMEPFTEFYILGPDGTAENYPTDYVLGDNGTIIVAVINHEQKPVNYTMEVRLENTSLPLPDDQKNIYIRNNETWEKAVTITPPFEGTNMNLQFLLYNNDKKEMLENISVPYRDLHLWINVTTQNLSKNTSTPITAV, encoded by the coding sequence ATGAAACATATAAAAATAAAATTTATAATAATTTTCATAAGCCTGGCTATTCTTTTATCTGGGTGCGAGGACAAACTGAGTGCAGAAGAGATTGTAGAACAAGTGCAAGAAAAAGAAGCAAACCTTGAAGATTACTCTGGCACAATGCACACAACAGTATACCTTAATGGGGAAAAAAATCTGGAAGAGGAAACCCGGATAATATATAAGAAACCTAACCTGATGAAGACGCTTGGTGTGGAGGACGGACAAGAAGTCGAATCTGTCTCGGATGGAGAGTTCGCATGGAGTTATGATGCCAAAACAAATACGGTTACGAAGATAAAATTGCCCGAAGAACCTCTTTTAACGGAAAAAGATTTTGTCAATATCATAGGTAATTTAGTGAACGAAAGTGAGGTTTCCATGCTTGGAGTTGAAGCGGTGGACGGAAGAAGCGCTTATGTCCTTGAAGCCAGGCCAAAAACCGAAGAAAACGAGTCCGAACTAATTTCTCGAACGAAAATTTGGGTTGACAAAGAGACATGGATGGTACTTAAGTCCAGCATTTACAACAATGAAGGAAACCTGATAATAGAAGTGGAAATGCGTGACTTGAAAATAAACACCGGAATTCCGGATTCAGAATTCAAATTTGAGATTCCCGAAGGGGCAAAAGTAGAAACCCTGGATCTGGATGAAGAACTCAAAACCCCAGACAACCTGAGCCTTGAAGAAGCCAGAGAACAGGCGAGCTTTAAGATTCTTGTCCCGGAATATATACCGGATGGATACATGCTTAACTCGACAATGATATCTGAGAAAGATGAAACAGGTGCTGAGGGTCAAAGTTCCGAAACTGTGATTCTTAGCTATCAGAAAGGATCTGAAAATTTTAATGTAATAGAAGCTGTCTATGAAAATAAATCTGAAGAAAACACTTTCATGGAGGGCGCTGAAAAAATCAGCATCAATGGAACGGAAGGAAAATACCTCAATGAATTTGGAAACACGAAGATGTTGCAGTGGGAACTTGGAGGAGTTGAAATAAATTTGATCGGGTCTCTTGAAAAAGCAGAGATGCTGAAAATCGCGGAGTCTTTTAAAGAGCCTTCTGCCGAAGTTGATGTTCTGGATGAGGAATCTTTAATGGAGCCTTTTACCGAATTTTACATTCTGGGGCCTGATGGAACAGCTGAGAATTATCCTACCGACTATGTACTTGGGGATAATGGGACAATAATAGTTGCGGTTATAAACCATGAGCAGAAGCCCGTAAACTATACAATGGAAGTCAGGCTTGAGAACACGTCTCTACCTTTGCCGGATGACCAGAAAAATATCTACATTCGGAACAATGAGACCTGGGAAAAAGCAGTAACCATAACTCCCCCCTTCGAGGGAACAAACATGAACCTTCAGTTTTTGCTCTATAATAACGATAAAAAGGAAATGTTAGAGAATATCAGTGTGCCTTATAGAGATCTTCATCTATGGATAAATGTAACGACGCAGAATCTTTCGAAGAATACTTCAACTCCGATAACGGCGGTATAA
- a CDS encoding TATA-box-binding protein, protein MSESSIKIENVVASTKLAEEFDLTVIESRFEGAEYNKQKFPGLVYRVSDPKAAFLVFTSGKVVCTGAKNVADVHTVIGNMAKKLNSIGIPTIENPQITVQNIVASADLHTILNLNAIAIGLGLENIEYEPEQFPGLVYRIDDPKVVVLIFSSGKLVVTGGKTPEDCERGVEVVRQQLDNMGLL, encoded by the coding sequence ATGAGCGAATCTAGCATCAAGATCGAAAATGTGGTTGCATCCACTAAACTCGCTGAAGAATTCGACTTAACCGTTATCGAATCAAGGTTCGAAGGAGCCGAATACAACAAGCAGAAGTTTCCCGGACTCGTTTACAGAGTTTCAGATCCTAAAGCTGCATTCCTGGTCTTTACTTCCGGTAAGGTTGTCTGTACAGGGGCAAAAAACGTTGCTGATGTGCATACAGTTATAGGCAATATGGCGAAAAAGCTGAACAGTATAGGGATTCCGACTATAGAGAACCCTCAGATTACTGTCCAGAACATTGTTGCTTCTGCAGACCTGCATACTATTTTGAACCTGAACGCAATTGCAATAGGGCTTGGACTTGAAAATATTGAATACGAGCCTGAGCAGTTCCCTGGCCTTGTGTACAGGATCGATGACCCCAAAGTAGTTGTGCTCATCTTCAGCTCCGGAAAACTGGTAGTTACCGGTGGCAAGACCCCTGAGGATTGTGAGAGGGGTGTTGAAGTCGTCCGCCAGCAGCTCGACAACATGGGGCTTTTATAA
- a CDS encoding methylated-DNA--[protein]-cysteine S-methyltransferase, whose product MYYDIIESPIGPILLAGDEKGLKHLNFLKGKKRIEIPSDWIEDKEFFSEAARQLEAYFSGGLESFDLKLSPEGTDFQKSVWKALCEIPYGETRTYKEIAVSIGKQKAYRAVGLANNRNPIAIIIPCHRVIGSNGKLTGYASGLDIKEFLLKLEENNLK is encoded by the coding sequence ATGTATTACGATATAATCGAATCTCCAATCGGTCCTATTCTTCTGGCAGGAGATGAAAAAGGGCTGAAACATCTTAATTTCTTGAAAGGTAAGAAGAGAATAGAAATTCCTTCAGACTGGATAGAAGATAAAGAGTTTTTCAGTGAAGCTGCCAGGCAGCTTGAAGCTTATTTTTCAGGGGGACTCGAATCCTTTGACCTCAAACTGTCTCCAGAGGGAACAGATTTTCAAAAGTCCGTCTGGAAAGCTTTATGCGAAATCCCTTATGGGGAGACCCGGACTTATAAAGAAATAGCCGTATCAATCGGGAAACAAAAAGCTTATAGAGCTGTGGGGCTTGCAAATAATCGGAATCCGATTGCGATAATTATCCCCTGCCACAGGGTCATAGGCTCAAACGGAAAACTTACAGGTTATGCGAGTGGACTGGATATAAAGGAATTTTTATTGAAACTTGAAGAAAACAATTTGAAATAA
- a CDS encoding epoxyqueuosine reductase — MELKKKIESIIKGAVASPGTETRYREPLVGYASASDPIFDDMKKIIGPHHLLPKEIFPEAKTVVSFFLPFEKELVKLNWQSPDPVKEWIQSKSETDCLIEKINEKLKAELAEENIQSVVPGTVFDYKSKGFDVAWSHKSAAYAAGLGTFGVNQMLITKAGCAGRFGTLLISVEIPPTLRPNEEFCRYKKGEKCLVCVDRCPAGALSVRGLDKEKCYRQLQENARAFPELNQFACGKCATGPCALRSR; from the coding sequence ATGGAGCTTAAAAAAAAGATTGAAAGCATTATCAAAGGAGCCGTAGCAAGTCCAGGCACTGAGACTAGATATCGTGAACCTCTCGTAGGCTATGCTTCAGCAAGTGACCCAATTTTTGATGACATGAAGAAAATCATTGGTCCTCACCACCTGCTCCCTAAAGAGATTTTCCCCGAAGCAAAAACTGTTGTTTCCTTCTTCCTGCCGTTTGAAAAAGAACTTGTGAAACTTAACTGGCAGTCCCCTGATCCTGTAAAAGAATGGATTCAATCCAAAAGTGAAACCGACTGTCTTATAGAGAAAATCAACGAAAAACTAAAAGCTGAGCTGGCAGAAGAGAATATACAGTCAGTTGTGCCCGGAACTGTTTTCGATTATAAGAGTAAAGGCTTCGACGTTGCCTGGTCTCATAAAAGTGCTGCTTATGCTGCGGGCCTGGGCACTTTTGGAGTCAACCAGATGCTGATTACGAAAGCTGGGTGTGCAGGTCGTTTTGGAACTTTGCTGATTTCTGTCGAAATTCCTCCAACTCTGCGCCCGAACGAGGAGTTCTGCCGCTACAAAAAAGGAGAGAAATGTCTTGTCTGTGTGGACAGGTGCCCGGCTGGAGCCCTCAGTGTAAGAGGGCTTGATAAAGAAAAATGTTACAGGCAGCTTCAGGAAAACGCCAGGGCTTTTCCCGAACTTAATCAGTTTGCGTGTGGAAAATGTGCAACCGGACCCTGTGCTCTCAGATCTCGTTGA
- a CDS encoding SAM hydrolase/SAM-dependent halogenase family protein, with protein MPLISLTTDFGDLYPAAMKAVILRINPAVQIIDITHSIQQAGIREGAFALYSLVRYFPQGTVHIGVVDPGVGTSRRALAIKAGPEGEEQFFVGPDNGLLIPAARCLGEIKVYEITNPEIMLKSGISATFHGRDIFAPAGAYLSKGTPIEAVGSEILDFVSLDFENFGIDGSFLVGEVIFADNFGNVITNIPEEVVLKFSNFGSQIEINSRKVSFVQTYGFVGPKKPLALIGSHGFLEIAVNKGNAALQFGLKSGDQVAIKIV; from the coding sequence ATGCCTTTAATTTCCCTGACTACCGATTTCGGAGACCTCTATCCCGCAGCCATGAAAGCCGTGATTTTGAGAATAAACCCGGCAGTACAGATTATCGATATAACCCATTCCATACAGCAGGCTGGAATCCGGGAAGGAGCTTTTGCGCTCTATTCCCTTGTTCGATATTTCCCGCAGGGAACGGTACATATCGGTGTTGTCGATCCCGGAGTTGGGACTTCCCGCCGTGCGCTTGCCATAAAAGCCGGTCCTGAAGGAGAAGAACAGTTTTTTGTCGGCCCTGATAACGGGCTACTGATACCTGCAGCTCGCTGCCTTGGTGAAATTAAAGTATACGAGATCACAAATCCTGAAATTATGCTTAAATCAGGAATTTCTGCAACTTTCCACGGCAGGGATATTTTTGCGCCTGCAGGAGCCTACCTTTCAAAAGGCACACCTATCGAGGCTGTCGGCTCTGAAATTTTGGATTTTGTTAGCCTTGATTTCGAAAATTTCGGAATTGACGGGTCCTTCCTTGTAGGCGAGGTTATTTTTGCAGACAACTTTGGAAATGTTATCACCAATATTCCTGAAGAAGTAGTTTTAAAATTCTCTAACTTTGGCTCACAGATAGAAATAAACAGCAGAAAGGTCTCCTTTGTTCAGACCTATGGTTTTGTAGGGCCGAAAAAGCCCCTTGCCCTTATAGGCAGTCATGGATTCCTGGAAATTGCCGTAAACAAAGGAAATGCTGCGCTTCAGTTCGGACTTAAAAGTGGAGATCAGGTCGCAATAAAGATCGTATAA